aaaccaaaaaacaaaaccaatcacCAAATGTCAGTCTGGTTTTGCCCGATGGTGTTCGGCAAAtagacatttatttatttatttatttatttatttatttatttatttatttatttatttatttatttatttatttatttatttatttatttatagttttcttaatttgttttctttttaatcTGCATCTGGAATCCACTTCTACTGTCCTAGGCGCGAATTATAGTCTCGATTTTCCGGGCAAAGTGTCACAATGCATCACCAATCCCTGAGGTAATTTGAAGTAATTACGAGTTGTGCACTTTCATACCTTCAGCGCTACCCATGCTGTTTCTGACCTCGGCGATGCGAGCCCTATTGATTGTTTATATCGTTATATGAAATGTACATCGCACGCGCTTTGTCAGATAATCATTCCCGCGCTGTCGTCAGAGACAGCTAGTCGCCTCATCACTTCGCGTACCGCTCTGACTGTAAGTACTCAAAACCTTATTTGAACATTGATGTTTCATGGTGTCCTCCATTTTAAGGTTATAAGAGCCGAAAATCTTTGAAAAATGTTTGGATTAATGAAGTAGAGCATTTTATGATCAGGTTTTTACTAATATTCGCCATAAAACACATGAACTGCATGCGTATCGACcacaaatatttttgtgtttattggggttttttttttggtttttttgtttgtttttttgttgttgttgtttttggttgttttttttcttgttttctttcagatttAAGCCGAAGTTTGCATTTTGTTGTGGATTTCTCGTAAAAAATGCAACTGAAAATGGTTAACTtctttgtattttctgtgaACACAATTAAAGTACGTCGAACACACACCAGCTAATTCTGAGACGATGTTATTTTCCCGTTGTGTAGGTTAAATTTTGTTATTAGTTTTATGCTATCGACGATCGCCACCTGTTTTCCTTCacaacatgtttcacaaacaaacaagcagaaGCTTATAATTTAATATCATGACATTTCACTAACAGATCCTACGTTAGAAGGTTCATGTACAGTTACGGTTCTTCCGTGATATCTCTCATGACTTTTTTTAGCAGGATGTGAAAGACTGGATGAACGAAGAAAAAGAGGAAAGCTTTACTTTATAAATTCAATATGATTTAATTCCTGCATGTTTTAAAGATAAAACTCCAGACAATTTTACGATTAAGATCTACCTATCATCTTCGGAATGTTAATGCAACCTAACATTATGGTTCCTTTTCCATCAAGTATTAAGATTATGGTATAATATTTCCCAAACTGAAAAAATAGGCCTTCATTACAAAATTTTGAATCACATTTAAATTATGAGCAGCCTGCAGCTCCATGATATTACTCGGAATACACAAAGTTGAGCTATATGATTCGTTAGGCATGTGCGCGCAgatgcacagacacacacgcgtGCACACAAACGAGAaccacaaacatacacatgtcCTCTTCATActctaacccgtgaaggtcccggggtggaataggccttcagcaacccatgcttgtcgtaagaggcgactaacgggatcgattggtcagactcgctgacttggttgccacatgtcatcggttcccaattgcgcagatcgatgctcatgctgttgaccactgggttgaatggtccagactcaattatttacagacggccgccatatagctggaatattgctgagtgcggtgtaaaactaaactcactcactcactcatatagctggaatattgcttaagatTTTTCTTTTTGGTGATTCCATAAATTCCCGTTTTtggttatagcgttcgctcgtcatgccgaagatccgggttcgattccccacatgggtacaatgtttgaagcccatatGTCCCCCGaggcgatattgctggaatattgctaaaagcggcgtaaaactaaactcacattcTCACTCCATTGTTTAAATCTGATCTAATCTTTGAAATGACAGAAATGAGTCATTTGGGCTTGCCATGATCTCACAATCTTCTATTCTACGATTGGTTTTGGTGCTGGAACCGTTCAACCACAATATCATTGTGACACCCACACTCTTTCTACGACGTGTAATTTGCAATTAAATGGATAAATCAGTTTTATAAAATCGACGTACATCTTGAATGGTTCGGCAAATATAACACTACTGAGTTTGTGGGGAAAAGGAGTGTGAGAAAAAAATCACATCTAAGACGAAACATTGTGTAAATGTAAGCTTGTCTTTCTGTCTAACCGCATTGGCATTAATCCCTaaataaagagtgagtgagtatcatTTTAcatcacctttagcaatatccaagctaCGAGTACGTCAGGGTGGGTTTCACGTACTCtaccattgtggggaatcgaacccgggtcttcacggaTGCTTTAACCGTTAGGCTACCTCATCACCCCTGACCGCcgagatccggggtagaatagtccctcagcaactcatgcttgccccCAAAGGCGGCTTTGgttataagaggcgacaaacgggatcgggtggtcaggatcgctgacttggttaacacatgtcattgaccCAAtagtacagatcgatgctcatgcttttgatcactggattgtctggtctagactcattatttacaggccgccgccatatagctggaatattgctgagttcggcgtaagactaaactgaGTCACTCGCTCACCGCCCCTAAAATTGTAGCTTATTTTGTTTTCCTCTTTATTTCAGATATTTCAAGAGACATACTGAACGTAAATGTACACTTGGAATGTTCCATGACAAGAATATCTGATGGCACTGTTCCTGCTCTTTTTCGCCTGGAAGACATTTTTGTGCGTTTCTTGTCATTTCTACATTCCCGATCTTCCTGCAAAGCGCTATGTGAAACCAGGAGACCTCAACATTGGGGCGATTTTCCCCATCTACAATTACGACAAGGTCAAACCTTGCGGCAACCAGTTACGCTCGACCGTCATTCTACAATTTATCGAAGCCTTCGTTTTCGCCATTGAACAAATAAACGACGATAACGCCATTCTACCTCAAGCAACCCTTGGCTTTGTTATTGTTGATGACTGTCTTAAAGAAACCACAACCATTGCCCAATCCTTGTCCTTTCTCCCTCAGCCAAACACATGCACGTGCAACGACACCTGTTCGTCAAATAACAGAACAGCGACACCTGCTTATGACGTCATCGGGGTCGTAGGGTCAATGAAGAGCTCGAATTCGATTGCCGCAGCAACCCTCCTCGGACCAGCCCACGTTCCACAGATAAGCTATGCGTCTTCCAGCGATGAGCtgagtgacaagacactgtatCCATATTTCCTGAGAGTTGTGCCTCCAGACACGTTCCAGGTGGAAGGAATCGTAAGTTTGATTGAGAAATTTGGCTGGAGTTATGTCTCTGTGGTGTATGCAGAAGGCAGTTATGGAGAACTGGGCTTCAAAAACCTGAAGCAGAGACTGGAAGAGCGAGGAATGTGCATAGGAACGTCTCATAAAGTTGCCGAGGGTTCAGAGCCGTCGGAGTATGACAAGGTTGCTCTGGAACTGAAATCCCATGGTAAGGTTGTAGTCGTGTTCGCTGGTCCGACTCATGCCAGGCAACTGTTCTCGGCCGTGAAGCGAGCTTCAGACCTAAGGAGGTACATCTGGATTGGCAGTGACGGCTGGGCAAAGCGAATCAAGAACCTGGCTGAATTTTGGGAGGTAGGTCTCGGAGCCTTCACCTTCACTTTCTACTCCGAAGAGGTTCCTGGTTTTACAAAATGGTTTCAGGAGAAGGATCCTCTGTCGGAGAAGGATCCTTGGTTTAAGGAATTTTGGGAGAGACAGTTCGCATGTTCTTTTGATCCAGCTAATGGCAAACTCTGTGATGCGAGTATGAAGTTGTCACCATCCAACTTCAAGCCTGTGTCCACAGCCACCCCGGTAATGGACGCTGCATTAACATTTGCGCATGCAGCGCATGCGCTTCTACAAGAGTCATGTCCTGAGCGAAATGGAAGTGATGCACGGGATTGCATTACGGGTTCCGGGTTGCTGGACCAGATAAAGAAGCTGTCCTTTATGGGGAATAACGGGCGTGTGTCCTTCGACGAGAACGGGAACCTTCTCGGTAGATACATGGTGGAACAGCTCGTCAGAGAAGGAGACACGTTCACACAGAACCCAGTAGGAGTTTACGACAGTAGAAGGGGAATCCTTGAATTTCTGTTCAACAATAAGATCACCTGGGACTACGTTTACCGAGCGGCAGACACAGACATCCCCGAATCAGTCTGCAGCAAACCCTGTCTCCCTGGCGAATTCTTCATCCAAAAGGAACCACGATGTTGCTGGGAGTGCAAGAAATGCAGAGAGAACGAATACATTGTGCAAAACGGTACCAATTGTGCCCCTTGCCCACTCTACTGGTGGCCAGACGtttcaacaaaatacaaatcatGCATTGAAATCAAACCTACGTTCCTTCTGTGGGAAGAACCCTTGTCCATCATGCTCCTCTTTTTCTCATCTCTGGGAGTAATAGCAACAACGATCGTCTTCGTCCTGTACATTCGTTTCAA
This genomic stretch from Haliotis asinina isolate JCU_RB_2024 chromosome 4, JCU_Hal_asi_v2, whole genome shotgun sequence harbors:
- the LOC137280817 gene encoding metabotropic glutamate receptor 4-like — its product is MALFLLFFAWKTFLCVSCHFYIPDLPAKRYVKPGDLNIGAIFPIYNYDKVKPCGNQLRSTVILQFIEAFVFAIEQINDDNAILPQATLGFVIVDDCLKETTTIAQSLSFLPQPNTCTCNDTCSSNNRTATPAYDVIGVVGSMKSSNSIAAATLLGPAHVPQISYASSSDELSDKTLYPYFLRVVPPDTFQVEGIVSLIEKFGWSYVSVVYAEGSYGELGFKNLKQRLEERGMCIGTSHKVAEGSEPSEYDKVALELKSHGKVVVVFAGPTHARQLFSAVKRASDLRRYIWIGSDGWAKRIKNLAEFWEVGLGAFTFTFYSEEVPGFTKWFQEKDPLSEKDPWFKEFWERQFACSFDPANGKLCDASMKLSPSNFKPVSTATPVMDAALTFAHAAHALLQESCPERNGSDARDCITGSGLLDQIKKLSFMGNNGRVSFDENGNLLGRYMVEQLVREGDTFTQNPVGVYDSRRGILEFLFNNKITWDYVYRAADTDIPESVCSKPCLPGEFFIQKEPRCCWECKKCRENEYIVQNGTNCAPCPLYWWPDVSTKYKSCIEIKPTFLLWEEPLSIMLLFFSSLGVIATTIVFVLYIRFNSSKCIKASSREMSYLMLVGLFLGFVTVAILISPPSWTSCQIGFFCFCISFSWIYSPLLTRTSRIFRIFESSKRSTKRPKLVSPKSQVIIASGLILIQVAICIAITLIHAPSPKLSMPVRTERYVEQSCDFTLPGLASFLSYNLVLVVVCCFFAVKTRKLPDNFNESRFISMCVYTTLVLWSAFIPSYFTADRQYLKTVMLSIVLILNNIVALCFLYLPKIYAAMYLETKTVLPAGSTRFGRPTTVTNISSNTERNANFIQVQPVST